Genomic window (Candidatus Limnocylindrales bacterium):
CCTCCTGCATGTGAACCGACAGGTCCGAGCGGCGAAACCTCGCCCGGCCGCGAATCACGCTGCCGAACGCGATCACGATGCTGCCGACGAACTCGAGCGCTTCGAGGGCATTGTGGCCTGTGCGCGTCGTCCACAGCCCGATGCGCGTGACGACGCTGGGCTGAACCTGCTGCGCGCGGGCACCTTCGCGTTCCGGAACGGTCTCGGCGAGCTTCAGCATGCTGCGCGCGCCGTCCGGCAGCCCCTGACGGTCGAGATGAACGCCGTGCTCTGCAAGCAGATGCGTGAACCGGATCAGGAAGACGAGAAGCCCCGAGTCCCAGCGCTCGACCGCCGAGGTGTCGAAACGGACCACTTTGTGACCGAGTGCAATGACCTGCCTGGCGGCATTTTCCGGCTCCGGCAGGTTCTCGCGGATCGACCAGACGCCGCTCAGGTTGACGACAGCCTCATCGTGGTCGCCGCTGACGACGATCGAGGACTTCGTGTCCTCCATATCGATGGGCTCGGCAGCCTCGCTCCGGGCGGCTTCGTTCGTCGCGCTGCGCAGGGCCATCCTCTACGGGATATCGGCCAGCGGACCGGCTGGCAAGCCTTGTGTGGCAATCGGGGGCGACCCTTCGGATTACGGTGATCCGTTCGAGTCGGCGGCGCGCGAAGCCATCGAGCCCGGGATTCGTGGAAGTTGGAGGACCGGGCGATCCCGGCTACCGTCGCCCGCATTGAGACAGGCTTTCACGACGATCGAAATCGGAACCCGCGAGCCGGGTTTGTTCGAAATCACGCACGAAGTTTCCGAGTGGGCTTCGGCGAGCGACATCGCCGACGGCCTGCTGACGATGTTCATCCGGCACACATCGGCGTCGCTCGTGATTCAGGAGAACGCCGATCCGGACGTGCTCACCGATCTCGATGCATTTCTTCGGCGGATCGTGCCGGAGGACACGCGGCTGTACCGGCATACCGCCGAAGGCGCCGATGACATGCCTGCGCATATCCGTTCGGCGCTGACGTCCACGCAGCTTTCCGTTCCGCTGCGCGGCGGCCGGCTCAGGCTCGGCACATGGCAGGGCATCTACGTGTTCGAGCATCGGCGCGGCCGCTTCCGCCGCAGCGTGGACCTTCACATCGTCGGCGACTGACCACCGAACAAATCGAGGACCACTCCGATTCCGGCCTTCCGGTCCGGCCGGTCAACCGTGACGTGCCGCGCGAAATGCTTCCATGTCGTGCGCCGGGGGCGGCATCGGGCGGATCGGCACGGGCTCCGGCATCACGACTCGCGCGCCCATCGACGGGGCCAGACGGTTGAGCGATTCCCTCAGGCACGCGAGTCCCTTGGTCATCGTCGGCCGAAACAGCATCCCGAAGATCGGATCGAGCAGCACCAGCGGTGCGAACAGATGGATGTCGGACGTCCACCGGATCCGCGAGCCGCCGCGAAACGGCGTCACGGTGACGCAATCGGTGACTTTCGTGATGAGACTGCGCCCCATGAACATCACACGGCGACCGGGCTCGTACACTTCGACGTGGTAGTCGAGCGTCGTGTTGACGCCCATCAGGCGCATCGTGACGCGGAATTCGGTTCCCAGCCCGACGGCACCCGGCGTGCACTGTTCGACCCGCGTGATGCTCGGATCCCAGGACGGAGCGTTGTTGAGGTCGCTCAGATACAGAAATGCGCCGGACGGCGGCGCATCGGTTACGATCCTTTCGTCGAAATTCATTCCGCGGAATGTACCTGAACCGAACCGCTCGTGTCCGATTTTCGGTCCCTCAAGCGGGCGCGATATTTAACGCGCGTCGCGTTTTTGCGCGAGCAAAATCCGCGCCGCCCGCACAGCCGCACGCCGAACGTGGCCGCGCGAGCGCAGGACGTCGACGTGATGGCCCAGGATTATGCTCGTGATTACGCAAAGTGATCGCGTGCGAACCGACCGATCATTGCGACGCCCCTTTCTGCCGGGCACCGAACGTGACTTCGATCGTCGTTCCGCCGCCATCGCGCGCCACGGCACGCGCCGTGCCGCCGTGACTCTCGGCGATGCGTCGAACCAGCGCCAGCCCGAGCCCGACTCCGCCCCCTTCGCCCTCGCTCGTGCCGGATCTCCTGTAAAAGGCCTCGAAAACCCGCTCCCGCTCGACATCGGGAATACCGGGACCGCGATCGCTCACGCGCAGCACCGCTCCGCCACCCGGCGCCGGTGCGACATCGGCTTCGATTGCCGACCCCGAGCCGTAGCGGCGTGCATTTTCGAACAGGTTTCGAGCAAGCCGCCGCAGCAGCCGCGCGTCGCCGCGTAGCGTGACCGCGGTGCCGCCTACGTCGGCGCCGACGCGCGCACCTTCTTCGGCGACGAGCGCAAGCAGATCGACGTCGTCGTTCCTGTCGACGTCCGGCGAAGCGTCGAGCCGGCTCGTCAGAAGGATTTCGCCGATCAGATCGTCGAGCTCGTCGATGTCGCTGGCGATCCTTTCGCGCACGTCGCGCCGCGTGTCGACGCCAAGCAGCTCGATGGCGACGCGCATGCGGGCAAGCGGTGAGCGCAGCTCGTGCGACGCCGTCGCGAGCGCATCCTTCTGTGCGTGCACGAGACGTTCGATCCGCTCGGCGGCGCGATTGAAGCTGCGCGCGAGCTCGGCGATCTCGTCGCTGCCTTCGACGTTGACCCTGGCGCGAAGGTTGCCGCTGCCGAGAGTGTCGACTCCGGCGCGAAGGCGCTCGAGCCGGCGTGTCAGCCGGCGCGCAAGCGGAAGGCTCGCGAGCGCGAGCATTGCCGCAAGCACCGCAATCATCAGCAGCGCACCGAGCGGCCGGTGGCGGCCGGCGTGATCGGCGAGCAGCCGCCTGCCGTCGGGCAGCGCCATCACTGCGAGCATTCCATGACCGGCAGAGTGCGCGATGCCGCTGCCGGAAAAGCGCGTATGCGGCGCCGCAATCACTGGGCCGGCGCTGGCAACAGGCCGTCCATCGGCATCGAGCAGCGTCAGGTCGGCCTCGAATTTTCCGGCCAGCCGTTCGAGCGCGATCTTCTGCTCGTCGGCCGGACGATCGGGGGGTGGCAGCACTTCGCCGATCAGCTCGGCCATGCCGCCGAGGAACATTTCGGCCTCGCGATCGCGCGGCGCGATCCACCACAGGCAGCTCGCCGCGACGGCAAACAGCACGAGCGCCGTGACCAGCGCCAGGTAGATCTGCAGATAGAGGCGATGGCGAAGGCTGTGGCGATGAAGCCGCTTCAAATCTTTTCCTCTTCCGCCGGCATCCGCTCAGCTCGCATCCTCGTCCTGGCGGCGCGCGAAAAGGTAGCCGGTGCCGCGGATCGTCAGCACGCGGCGCGGATGCTGCGGATCGTCCTCGATCGCAGCGCGGATGCGCGAGACGTGCACGTCGATGCTGCGGTCGAAAGCCTCGTGCTCACTGCCGCGCACCTTGTTCATGATCGTGTCTCGCGTCATCACGCGGCCGGCGCTCTCGGCCAGCGCGCACAGAAGATCGAACTGGTACGACGTCAGCGGCTTGTCGTCGCCGTCGACGCGAACAGTGCGGGCATCGCGATCGATCTCGAGCCGGCCGAAGCGGAGAACCGAATCCGCGGCGAGCACTGGCGCTCCGGAGCGCCGCAGCACGGCTTTGAGCCGCGCCAGCAGCTCGCGCGGATTGAACGGCTTCGGAAGATAGTCGTCGGCACCGAGCTCGAGTCCGACGATGCGATCGGTGTCTTCGCCGCGCGCGGTCAGCATCACGATCGGGACCTGCGAGCGGCTGCGGATCGTGCGGCAGACGTCGAATCCGTCGCGGTCGGGAAGCATCACGTCCAGGATGACCGCGTCGAATTCCTCTCGCGTCAGCGCGTCGAGGCCGCCGGCGGCATCCCCGCGCGTCGTCACGTCCATGCCCGACTTGCCGAGGTACTCGGCCACCATCGCGGCCAGCGCGCGGTCGTCTTCGACGATGAGGATACGTTCCGACATGTTGCTTCCGGCGCCGGGCCTGCAGCTCGCGCTGCGCCGGTTCGCGAATCTATGCGCTCAGTGATGATGGCGGAAGCGGTCGAGGTGCTGGATGAGCTCGGCGCGCTGCTCGGTGGTCAGCACCTCGGCCGTATCGCCGAGCGCCGACGCGACGACGCGCGACAGGTTGTCGGCGAGACCGATCTCCTCGACCCGCAGCCGTTCGATGGCCGCGCGGTCGATCGTCGGCGCTTCCAGGATCGCGTGAAGCTGGTCGCGGTTCGAGCGGTGTTTCTCGACGATCGGGAACAGGCTGTCGACGGTTCCGTCGATGATCTTCTCGACGCGCTGCTGCTGGTCGGGCGTGGCGTCCAGCCGGTGAAGCGCGAACGCCGCGAAGAACTCCGCGTGGTCGCGGGCTTCTTCGAGCGTCGGGGGCCCGTCGCCGGCGCGCGAGATCGCGCCGAGGGCGGCCTCGGCAACCGGCATCGTCGCTCCGATCGCGAAACCGATCAGGCCGGCGCCGATTACGCCGAGGACCAGGCCGGCCACGAAGCCGCGCCGCTTTCGGTTAGGGCACGAGGATTCGGGGACTTCGTGGTTCGGGTCTGAAGAAGAGGAGGACGGGAGGGCGGGGGTGTCGTAAGTGTTCATACAGGCTCCTTCTTTTCCGGCGGCTTCTCGCCGGATGCTATGCGGCGGTTTGCGCCGGATGCTTGCCGGGACGGCATCGGCGGCCCGGTTCTGGCCGGAATCTGTCCGGCTCGGGAAGGAGACTAGGCGCGCGAGGTTTCGGGGATTGGTCGCGCAGGTAAAGTTTCGTAAAGGCGACGCGGCCAGGATCGGACGCCGCCGCAGCGCCGCGCGCTACTGCGCGGCCTGCACGGAGTCGGGATCGTCTTCGGTCGGCGTCATCGTCAGCACGAGCGCGGCGGCGACGATCAGGCCGATGTCTTCGCGAAGACGCAGCTCGAACGCGAGCCAGGTCCCCATCGCCGCCCAGAACAGCGGCACCGCGAACAGCACGCGCGCGTACGGTGCGCGCGTCAGCAGCAGCATTCCGAACGTGAAGATCGTAACCGGCGTCGGCACTCCGAAGCTCGGCGACGTCGGATGCGCGTGGCCGAGCAGGGCGGCCAGCGCCGGATACGCAACCAGCGAATAGAAGATCAGCAGGATGCCGGCGAGGTGACGCGGGCCGGTGTGCGTCCAGAAGCGCACGTCATGGCGGGCAACGCCGAAATTGAGCAGCAGCGCCGCCTGCATCGCGAACACCGCGCCGAATACGTAACCGAGCGGCGTGATGCGGCTCAGGAATCCGCAGCAGTAGATCAGGCCCGACCACGCCCACAGCACCGAAAGCAGCGCGCACGCGATGCGGTCGCGCTGCGATCCCGGGAATAGCGCGAGGCACACCGCGACGAATGCGACGAGGCCGAGAACTTCGGGCGCAGGCCACAGCGCCTCGTTGTAGGCGGTGAACACGCCGAGAAATTCGTCGCGTCCGAGATTGAGCGGCAAGGTTCCGGCCTCGTCCTGTCAGGCGGACGCGCCGAAATAATCGGGTTCGTTGCCGGGAGTCCACTTGATGTTGCAGCCGAGACTCGGTCGCTGGTCGGCGGCGACCTGGCGTCCGGCAAGCAGCGCATCCATCGCAGCACGAAGGTCGCGGCCGCTTACCGGCTCGCTGTTTCCCGGACGGCTCGAATCGAGCTGGCCGCGATAGACCAGCGGGCGATGGCCGTCGGCTGCGGCCGGACCGAACAGGAAAAAGTCCGGCGTACAGGCCGCGTGATACTGCCTGGCCACCTGCTGCGTCGAATCGAACAGGAACGGGAATCTCCAGCCGAGCTCGACGGCCAGCGCACGCATGTGCTCGGGGCCGTCCTGGGGATGCGTCTCGATGCTGTTCGCATTGATTGCGACGATCGAGATCCGGCCGTCGTAGTCGCGTGCGAGGCGCGAGAACTCGCCCCGTACATGCACGACGTACGGGCAGTGGTTGCAGATGAACATGACCAGAAGCGGACGCACGGCCGGGAAGTCGCTGAGCGCGACGTCACGTCCCGTCACGGCATCCGGCAACCGGAAGTCCGGTGCCGGCGTACCGAGAGGGAGCATGTCGGATGCGGTTTTGACCATGGGCGAACGTCCGCGCCGAACATAGCGGGAACGGTTCGCTCTGGGGAATCCTCAGAAATTGTACGCGATTGCGATGCCGCCCGGGTGCGGAGCGAAATGCCATTCGCCGAGCTTCGAGAGGCGCGTTCCATCGAACTGCTGGTGATAGTCGTTCCAGTCGTTCGCGGCACGCGTCGGGTGCGTCCACAGGAACGCTTCCGAAGAGACCTCGCTGACGGCGAACGACGTCCAGCCGTCGGACTGGTCGTGCTTGAACGCTTCGGCGATCACGAGCCCGTGCGCGAGGTTGAGCGTGAGGCTCCACACGTGGCGCTTCCAGTCCCAGCGCATGTTCGCTTCCTTGGCGGCAGTTTCCATCGTCTTTTCGGCAAGGTGCAGGCGCTCGGTGCAGTTCGCGCTCGACGACTTCGGAATCGCGCGGACGCGGTCGGCGCCGTAACGCGCGACATGCGGCCGGAACGTGAGGTCCGCCATTCCGAGCACGGCCTTTCCTGCGGTGATGAAGTTGTTGACCTGCGCGCCGTTGTCGTCGTGCAGAGTACCCTGCGTAACGCCGGCCACGACGCCGATCGTGAAGATCGCCATCCAGCTTCCCCACCAGAGCTTCGCGCGGGGCTGGCCGTCCTCGAGTCGTGTCTCGAGGAAATCGAGACGGGCTTCGGTGTTGGGGTCGCACGCCTGGGCGCTCGCGATCGACGGCGCGAGAAGGGCGACTGTGACGAGCATCGCGGCGAGGCAGCGACGGGGGGCACGGGCGATCTGCATGGCAATTTCTCCGATCCGGACGGTTCCGGGATTGTCAGTAGGGCACGGTCTTACATCGATGGTTCACGGGAGAACAGCGATCTGTCAACGAGGATCGAGGATGATCACGGGAATCTCCCGCATCGTGCGGGCCTGGTAGTCGGCGTAGTCGGGATACATCCTGCACAGCGCGGGCCAGTAGTGACTTTTTTCTCCGGCATCGCCGCGCCGGGCCTTCATCGGGCGCCGGGTCCTGCCGATTTCGATCTCGACGTCGGGGTTCGCGTCGATGTTCTTTACCCACAGAGGGTCTTTGGCCATGCCGCCCTGCGAGCCGACCACCACCACGCGCGGCCCGTCCTCCAGGTAAAGAAGCGGCGCTGTTCGCCGCTCGCCCGACTTCCGGCCGACCGTGGTCAGCAGCAGGATCGGGGCGCCGTGCATCCAGACAGCGCCGAACCGGCCGCCGCTCCATCGGTAGATCCAGGTGTTGACCAGCGACATCACCCGGATGATCGGCTTGGCAATGCGCTCCTCGGTGGCGGTGAACGGGCGCGGCATTTTTACGGCGTCAGCCATTTGTGAAGGATCCTTCTGTCAGCAGGAAATCGGAAGCGACTCGAGCCCGCGAAAGACGAACTGGTCGCGGAAGTGTGCGTCGCCGGCTGCTGCGAGCTTCGGGCAGCGTTCGAGCAGCCGACCGATCGCGAGCACGGCTTCTCCGCGTGCGAGGTTTGCGCCGAGGCAGAAATGGATGCCGCTGCCGAACGACAGCGGTTCGATATCCTTCCGGCGGACATCGAGCGTATCGGGATCGGGGTACCTCGCCGGATCGCGATTGGCGGCGCCGAGGATCGTGACGATGCCTTCGCCTGCGCGGATGCGATGCCCGGCAATCTCGATGTCTTCGAATGCGGCGCGCCCCGAGAGCAGGATCGAGCCGTCGAAACGCACGAGCTCTTCGATCGCGTTCGGGACCAGCGACGGATCCGCACGCAGCACATCGATCTGGTCGGGATGGCCGAGAAGATGGTGGACGCCGTTGCCGATCAGGTTGGTCGTCGTCTCGAAGCCCGCGCCGAACAGCAGAAGGCTCATTCCGACGATCTCGTCGTCGCTCAGGCGATCGCCGCCCTCCTCGGCCTGCGCCATGCCGCTCATCATGTCGTCGCACGGTGATCTTCTTTTGTCGGCGAGGAGTGCGTGGAAATACTCGGACATCCACGCGACCGACGCGTCGGCGGCTTCGACGTCGGCGCGCGTCACGTTCATCTCGAGCGTTCGCGTGTTGAGTCGCACGCCTTCGCGAAACGGCGCGCGGTCGGCTTCGGGCACGCCGAGAAGATCGCCGATCACGGTAACTGGAAGCGGAAACGCGAGCGCATCGAGGAGGTCGCCGCCGCCGGCTTCCACGAGCGGATCGAGCAGCTTGTCGACGGTTGCGGCCATGCGCGGTTTGAGCCGCTCGACGGTGCGCGGCGTAAAAGCCCTGGCGACCAGGCGCCGCAGCCGCGTGTGCTGCGGAGGATTGGCGAACAGCAGGGTCGAGTCGCCGTAGCCGAGCGACTGGTGCTCGCGCCAGTCGTCGAACCCCGCGCGTTCCATCATTCCGGGCCAGTCTTTTCCGCAGCGCGGGTCGCGCAGCGCGCTGTGGCAGTCGTCGTAGCGGGTCAGGACCCAGTTGCCGAAGCTGCTCTTGAAGATCGGAGAAGCGCTGCGGACTTCATGAAGCGTCGGATACGGGTCGCGGCGAACCTCCGGATCCATGATGAGCGTAAGGAACGCGGCATCGGCGCGTGCCGGATCGTCGTGCGCTCCCGAATGTGCAGTGCTCATGCTGATCCTCCGTCCCCGCCCGGGACCGTACTTCCAGGTTTCATCGAACGAAACCGCGACAGGCCCCGAGCTCCAAGGTACGAAACCGACGGCCCGATTTCTACGGCTTCGGCTTGAGTGAGTCGACGACACGGGTTCCGACCGGTTCGTCGAGCTCGGTGTCGGTGCATTCGGTCAGCCGCGCGAGCATCTGGTAGTAGCCGATCGTCAGGATCGTCTCGACGATCTCGCGGTCGCTCAGGTGTTTCTTCGCTGCAGCGAATGCCGCGTCGCTGCAGCGTACCTTCTTTGCGCTCTCGTCGACGAACGCGAGGAACGCCTTCTCCTTCTCATCGAAGCACGATGCTCCGAGGTTGCCGTCCTCGATGGCCTTGATCTGCTCGGCCGTGGCGCCGCACGCTTCGGCGATCGGCACGTGCTGGATCCATTCGTATCGCCCGCCGTACGAATGAACGGCCTGAAGGATCGCATACTCGCGAAGCTTCGGCTCGAGCTGCTGCGCCGACAGGATCGACTGGCCGAGGCGCATGAGCGGCCGGAAGCTCATCGGTGCATGCGCCATCATGCGGAAGATGTTGAGCGGCACCGGAAGTGCGCGAAAGGCCGACTGCACGTCCGGCGAAGCGCTTTCGATATCGACGAGAGGAATTCGCTGCATGAGCTTTCTCCAGTATGCGGTCAGGCCATGAACAGGCCGCCATTCGTATCGAGCGAGACACCGTTGATGTACGACGCGTCGTCCGACGCGAGGAACGCGATCGCGCCGGCCTGCTCGTCGGGAGACGAAAGCCGGCGAATCGGCATGAAGTACTCGTAGGCGGCGATGCGCTGGGCGCGAGCCTGAGCCTCTTCTTCGGTGGCGGCCTTGCGGACGCCGCCGGCGCGGATCATCGGCGTATCCACTCCGCCCGGGCAGATCGCATTGACGCGGATGCCGCGCGGGCCGTAGTCGAATGCGAGATGCCGCGTCAGCCCGAGCAGGCCCGCCTTGCTCGACGTGTAGGCGAGACCGCCGTTGGCGCTCTTGGAGCGGCCCGCAAGCGACGAGACGTTGACGACCGCGCCGCGGCCGCGTGCGGCCATCGACGGCATAAGCGCGCGGCAGCAGTGAAACGGTCCGCTGAGATTGACCGCGAGCACACGGTTCCAGCGCTCGTCGTCGAGCGTTTCGATGCCGTCTCTGGTCGCGGTGTCGCCGGTGCCGGCGACGTTGGCGAGGATGTCGACTGCGCCGAGCAACGTCTCGACCGCGGCTGCGGCTGCACGGACACTCGCGGAATCGGCGACGTCGCATTCGATCTCGATCGTGCGCGCACCGAGAGCTTCGATTTCGCGCCGAACCGCGGCGGCACCCGCGGCGTCGCGATCGACGCATGCGACCGCAGCGCCCTCGCGCGCGAATCGAAGCGCGGTTGCGCGTCCGATCCCGCTGGCGGCGCCCGTCACGAACGCAACGCGTCCGGCAAATCGAGTGACGTCCACCGGCGCCTGATAGCGGTCACGACCGGCGCGGTCCACAGGGCGCCGCTCCTGCATGTAACCGCCGCGATCTGCCGGCGTCCTGACGCGGCAGGGAGACGATCATGAAGCCGATGAACCCAATCGCCGCCGGCGCGGCGCTCGCGTTGCAACTGTGGAATTCCGCACCGGCTTCGGCCGTCGAGCTGTCGGTACCGACTGACTTTCCGACGATCCAGGCGGCCATCGACGCGGCTCCGGATGGGGCAGTGATCTCGGTCGCTGCCGGCACCTGGTTCGAGGACATCGACTTTGCCGGCAAGGATATCGTCGTCCAGGGCGAGGGCTCGGATTCGGTCATTCATGGAACCGGCACCGGTCCGGTGGTGCGCTTCACGAGCGGCGAGGGCCCGGGGGCGAAACTCGATTCGTTCACGATCACCGGCGGGTTTGCGCAGACCGGCGGCGGCATCGAGATCGTGGGTTCGAGCCCGACGATCGTTCGCAATGTCATCGCCGGCAACTCGGCAAGCCGTGTGGGCAGCGGGATGTTCATCGGCGGTGCATCGTCGAGCCCGCTCGTCGCGAACAACCTGATGATGTTCAATACCGGTGCGGGAGGAGATCCTCACACCGTGCAGATCGAGGGCTCGTCTCCGCGACTCGTCAACAACACGATCGTCCGCAACGACAGCAACGCGATCCTGACGTCGGGCGAAGGCCATCCGGAGATCCGCAACAACATCCTCGCCCGCAACGGCACTCGCATCAACGGCTCGCCGGTCAAGGGTCGCGGCATCTGCGATTTCGCAGCCGGCACGATCACAAAGTACAACCTGTTCTTCCGCAATGCGGTGGCGGCGATCCTGACTGCGGGGAA
Coding sequences:
- a CDS encoding secondary thiamine-phosphate synthase enzyme YjbQ → MRQAFTTIEIGTREPGLFEITHEVSEWASASDIADGLLTMFIRHTSASLVIQENADPDVLTDLDAFLRRIVPEDTRLYRHTAEGADDMPAHIRSALTSTQLSVPLRGGRLRLGTWQGIYVFEHRRGRFRRSVDLHIVGD
- a CDS encoding SRPBCC family protein, yielding MNFDERIVTDAPPSGAFLYLSDLNNAPSWDPSITRVEQCTPGAVGLGTEFRVTMRLMGVNTTLDYHVEVYEPGRRVMFMGRSLITKVTDCVTVTPFRGGSRIRWTSDIHLFAPLVLLDPIFGMLFRPTMTKGLACLRESLNRLAPSMGARVVMPEPVPIRPMPPPAHDMEAFRAARHG
- a CDS encoding HAMP domain-containing sensor histidine kinase, which translates into the protein MKRLHRHSLRHRLYLQIYLALVTALVLFAVAASCLWWIAPRDREAEMFLGGMAELIGEVLPPPDRPADEQKIALERLAGKFEADLTLLDADGRPVASAGPVIAAPHTRFSGSGIAHSAGHGMLAVMALPDGRRLLADHAGRHRPLGALLMIAVLAAMLALASLPLARRLTRRLERLRAGVDTLGSGNLRARVNVEGSDEIAELARSFNRAAERIERLVHAQKDALATASHELRSPLARMRVAIELLGVDTRRDVRERIASDIDELDDLIGEILLTSRLDASPDVDRNDDVDLLALVAEEGARVGADVGGTAVTLRGDARLLRRLARNLFENARRYGSGSAIEADVAPAPGGGAVLRVSDRGPGIPDVERERVFEAFYRRSGTSEGEGGGVGLGLALVRRIAESHGGTARAVARDGGGTTIEVTFGARQKGASQ
- a CDS encoding response regulator transcription factor, whose translation is MSERILIVEDDRALAAMVAEYLGKSGMDVTTRGDAAGGLDALTREEFDAVILDVMLPDRDGFDVCRTIRSRSQVPIVMLTARGEDTDRIVGLELGADDYLPKPFNPRELLARLKAVLRRSGAPVLAADSVLRFGRLEIDRDARTVRVDGDDKPLTSYQFDLLCALAESAGRVMTRDTIMNKVRGSEHEAFDRSIDVHVSRIRAAIEDDPQHPRRVLTIRGTGYLFARRQDEDAS
- a CDS encoding Spy/CpxP family protein refolding chaperone, producing the protein MAGLVLGVIGAGLIGFAIGATMPVAEAALGAISRAGDGPPTLEEARDHAEFFAAFALHRLDATPDQQQRVEKIIDGTVDSLFPIVEKHRSNRDQLHAILEAPTIDRAAIERLRVEEIGLADNLSRVVASALGDTAEVLTTEQRAELIQHLDRFRHHH
- a CDS encoding DUF6064 family protein produces the protein MPLNLGRDEFLGVFTAYNEALWPAPEVLGLVAFVAVCLALFPGSQRDRIACALLSVLWAWSGLIYCCGFLSRITPLGYVFGAVFAMQAALLLNFGVARHDVRFWTHTGPRHLAGILLIFYSLVAYPALAALLGHAHPTSPSFGVPTPVTIFTFGMLLLTRAPYARVLFAVPLFWAAMGTWLAFELRLREDIGLIVAAALVLTMTPTEDDPDSVQAAQ
- a CDS encoding thioredoxin family protein, with amino-acid sequence MVKTASDMLPLGTPAPDFRLPDAVTGRDVALSDFPAVRPLLVMFICNHCPYVVHVRGEFSRLARDYDGRISIVAINANSIETHPQDGPEHMRALAVELGWRFPFLFDSTQQVARQYHAACTPDFFLFGPAAADGHRPLVYRGQLDSSRPGNSEPVSGRDLRAAMDALLAGRQVAADQRPSLGCNIKWTPGNEPDYFGASA
- a CDS encoding nitroreductase family deazaflavin-dependent oxidoreductase, translated to MADAVKMPRPFTATEERIAKPIIRVMSLVNTWIYRWSGGRFGAVWMHGAPILLLTTVGRKSGERRTAPLLYLEDGPRVVVVGSQGGMAKDPLWVKNIDANPDVEIEIGRTRRPMKARRGDAGEKSHYWPALCRMYPDYADYQARTMREIPVIILDPR
- a CDS encoding cytochrome P450; translated protein: MSTAHSGAHDDPARADAAFLTLIMDPEVRRDPYPTLHEVRSASPIFKSSFGNWVLTRYDDCHSALRDPRCGKDWPGMMERAGFDDWREHQSLGYGDSTLLFANPPQHTRLRRLVARAFTPRTVERLKPRMAATVDKLLDPLVEAGGGDLLDALAFPLPVTVIGDLLGVPEADRAPFREGVRLNTRTLEMNVTRADVEAADASVAWMSEYFHALLADKRRSPCDDMMSGMAQAEEGGDRLSDDEIVGMSLLLFGAGFETTTNLIGNGVHHLLGHPDQIDVLRADPSLVPNAIEELVRFDGSILLSGRAAFEDIEIAGHRIRAGEGIVTILGAANRDPARYPDPDTLDVRRKDIEPLSFGSGIHFCLGANLARGEAVLAIGRLLERCPKLAAAGDAHFRDQFVFRGLESLPISC
- a CDS encoding carboxymuconolactone decarboxylase family protein, coding for MQRIPLVDIESASPDVQSAFRALPVPLNIFRMMAHAPMSFRPLMRLGQSILSAQQLEPKLREYAILQAVHSYGGRYEWIQHVPIAEACGATAEQIKAIEDGNLGASCFDEKEKAFLAFVDESAKKVRCSDAAFAAAKKHLSDREIVETILTIGYYQMLARLTECTDTELDEPVGTRVVDSLKPKP
- a CDS encoding SDR family NAD(P)-dependent oxidoreductase, producing the protein MDRAGRDRYQAPVDVTRFAGRVAFVTGAASGIGRATALRFAREGAAVACVDRDAAGAAAVRREIEALGARTIEIECDVADSASVRAAAAAVETLLGAVDILANVAGTGDTATRDGIETLDDERWNRVLAVNLSGPFHCCRALMPSMAARGRGAVVNVSSLAGRSKSANGGLAYTSSKAGLLGLTRHLAFDYGPRGIRVNAICPGGVDTPMIRAGGVRKAATEEEAQARAQRIAAYEYFMPIRRLSSPDEQAGAIAFLASDDASYINGVSLDTNGGLFMA
- a CDS encoding right-handed parallel beta-helix repeat-containing protein, which translates into the protein MKPMNPIAAGAALALQLWNSAPASAVELSVPTDFPTIQAAIDAAPDGAVISVAAGTWFEDIDFAGKDIVVQGEGSDSVIHGTGTGPVVRFTSGEGPGAKLDSFTITGGFAQTGGGIEIVGSSPTIVRNVIAGNSASRVGSGMFIGGASSSPLVANNLMMFNTGAGGDPHTVQIEGSSPRLVNNTIVRNDSNAILTSGEGHPEIRNNILARNGTRINGSPVKGRGICDFAAGTITKYNLFFRNAVAAILTAGKDFRRIRSAEYELQDERLADNLDGATRFSAGRIPRTLSAATPAGFIPREDAPGASRAAHGGDPSPEYANTDGSRNTIGFTGGPFAPLLEER